From a region of the Panulirus ornatus isolate Po-2019 chromosome 34, ASM3632096v1, whole genome shotgun sequence genome:
- the LOC139759801 gene encoding SUZ RNA-binding domain-containing-like isoform X2, translating to MAAEQDDDLLDNWEDIDENSAVLEERLEKLALRNSQTIQTDSTMHSSHVVTCEDNSRTPYTPQEPKIMILRRPQAKPDLSPNGMISIKQKQPVKTLEQRQQEYAEARLRILGDAGSTEESKPKPIQQKSLEQREVDYAAARLRIMGSASKSVEEPMLSGNSPGNHTINIHKEPQNNVGVVRSPKGPDGTSGFGRGRGHHR from the exons GCTGTGTTAGAGGAGCGTTTAGAAAAATTGGCCTTAAGGAACTCGCAAACTATACAAACAGATTCAACAATGCACTC GAGTCATGTGGTAACCTGTGAAGACAACTCACGGACCCCCTATACGCCACAAGAACCCAAGATAATGATTTTAAGGCGACCGCAAGCAAAACCTGACCTATCTCCTAATGGGATGATCAGCATTAAACAGAAACAACCTGTAAAAACACTTGAGCAG AGACAACAAGAATATGCTGAAGCAAGGTTGAGAATCCTTGGTGATGCAGGGAGCACTGAAGAAAGCAAACCAAAGCCTATACAACAAAAGTCATTAGAACAG CGTGAAGTAGATTATGCTGCTGCCAGGTTACGTATCATGGGATCAGCTTCTAAGTCTGTTGAAGAACCAATGTTAAGTGG GAATTCTCCTGGGAATCATACGATAAACATCCATAAGGAACCCCAAAATAACGTTGGGGTTGTAAGGTCACCAAAGGGCCCTGATGGAACTTCAGGTTTTGGCAGAGGAAGGGGTCACCACAGGTAG
- the LOC139759801 gene encoding SUZ RNA-binding domain-containing-like isoform X3, with the protein MLRPCITQAVLEERLEKLALRNSQTIQTDSTMHSSHVVTCEDNSRTPYTPQEPKIMILRRPQAKPDLSPNGMISIKQKQPVKTLEQRQQEYAEARLRILGDAGSTEESKPKPIQQKSLEQREVDYAAARLRIMGSASKSVEEPMLSGNSPGNHTINIHKEPQNNVGVVRSPKGPDGTSGFGRGRGHHR; encoded by the exons GCTGTGTTAGAGGAGCGTTTAGAAAAATTGGCCTTAAGGAACTCGCAAACTATACAAACAGATTCAACAATGCACTC GAGTCATGTGGTAACCTGTGAAGACAACTCACGGACCCCCTATACGCCACAAGAACCCAAGATAATGATTTTAAGGCGACCGCAAGCAAAACCTGACCTATCTCCTAATGGGATGATCAGCATTAAACAGAAACAACCTGTAAAAACACTTGAGCAG AGACAACAAGAATATGCTGAAGCAAGGTTGAGAATCCTTGGTGATGCAGGGAGCACTGAAGAAAGCAAACCAAAGCCTATACAACAAAAGTCATTAGAACAG CGTGAAGTAGATTATGCTGCTGCCAGGTTACGTATCATGGGATCAGCTTCTAAGTCTGTTGAAGAACCAATGTTAAGTGG GAATTCTCCTGGGAATCATACGATAAACATCCATAAGGAACCCCAAAATAACGTTGGGGTTGTAAGGTCACCAAAGGGCCCTGATGGAACTTCAGGTTTTGGCAGAGGAAGGGGTCACCACAGGTAG